In one Burkholderiales bacterium GJ-E10 genomic region, the following are encoded:
- a CDS encoding putative type I polyketide synthase, whose product MKKSDPSACPIAIVGVGLRLPGNVDGLDALWPHLTGCHDLVTEIDPARWAVDALSHPRRSEPGRSITFAAGVLDDVAGFDAAFFGIAPREAELLDPQQRLLLELAWEAFEDAGIRPSSFAGSDCAVFVGISGLDYGMRVLDDLSSMSAHTMTGNTMSVAANRLSWTFDLHGPSMAVDTACSSSLVALHQACELLRQGQAPAALVGGVNLLLHPYPFVGFTKASMLSAGGRCRAFGAGGDGYVRGEGGGVLLLKPLAAALRDGDRIRGVIRATGVNADGARKTGLTIPSGEAQAELMRSVLARSGLRPQDIGYVEAHGTGTRIGDPIEARAVGTVYGAGSGAERAEPLPIGSVKSNLGHLEPASGMAGLAKALTVLEHGVAPPSLHAETLNPDIDFDALHLRVAREPVALPPDSCRVAVNSFGFGGVNAHVILEPAPEAGAPSVSRAEAPAAFQAAPAAAVRAPLVISAADDAALRQLAARYADALASAEDAAASARLAQAAWERRDWLAERIAITDGTTPEAVAALQAFAAGAEPSGVIRERALRGAATGPAPVALVYSGNGAQWTGMGRALLAASPRFATRLGEVATLVRAYGGPDILAALASDDPATLQDTAVAQPALFAVQVAATELLRAEGLCADAAMGHSVGEIAAAWAVGALDLAQAARVIVARSRAQALTRGTGRMAAVGLSAETMQRRLDELAAASAPATGSTLTPALSRGSGRGGDLRTAPQPPLPRAGEGGGEGRATAAPFARRITVAADNSPRNCTVSGPADALAELRAALGESVFFRELDLDYAFHSPAMDPIHAALLDDLAGLDPGAARPLLCCDGAPGRFFSTVHGAELSADALGAAYWWHNVRDPVRFGPAIAAMWQAGYCVFVEVGPNAILQRYVTETLESLRADGRALAHAPRRADTLGGIRETVLRAALLGASVDARAPFPTPLRGPVALPRYPWQHQPHWYAGTPESYRLIQRASVHPLLGCRLKEMPAAWEAQLDPIKSPWLADHRVGGAVVLPGAAYVEMALAAAREWFGSRNDEPPSATCSSAFVVDELDILAPVVFDGEHARSLRVLLDPDDLRLRIESRQRLSDDPWTLHARCKLAAPPAAALQMACARDALPVPGPRPARIDGAQLYAAATALGLDYGPEFRRLQEIAVDGPALQATITRPPTPAPTLAAAPRPQEAFLLHPALLDQCFQAIIAWFHDAQDPSAGSMSYLPVGIGRLVLYGTGDAASLVGRLRRRGPRSVLADFELRDAAGRLLAVATGCRFRAAALRQAAPPPAVWEQAARLAPLESAPQPALPATATLARAIEQSWADDPEGARRRYAEEAAPLLELLPLAYARDALRSVALSRPAREGRGEGNPGAAPLHPLPRAGESGGEGNSSAAPLPPLPRAGEGGGEGNSSAAPLPPLPRAGEGGGEGAGHCAAPLPDTVLARWRTAHPLLRWLLDELQAQGLLRPDGDGWRIDDAELPPSTEIWPSALAACPAAAPDLLRIGRVGLHLDALAAAADAPPIRPDEPATPDPNTPAYAGTRAGLAAAFQALAARWPQGRRLRVLEIGHGDSALAAVCDVLAPAPAPALDLVLARSAADDLGALRAAYDGHPAITVAALVSEPGNGLALDAAAPLPAHFDVVVLDHVLHRYARPAHALGALLPRLAADAVLLLAERHPDHAATFTEGARADWWHPAAEPGTGFAAGAAAGSASVSTDAAHHPALQGPQGWEALLHHLGWTECQAVSDPAAGGLPIGGFLVLARPAPGIGEPAKPAASRRYAVLTLPGSDEDLADDLAHRLAAADQAVQRIRRMDLLDLLPLPEGPGVGTADVVHWVVFPAPPPAAAVAQACDALRRLLLELAARSPQATVHLVLPGGAPHTAAPSPAAAALWGLARVARNELHPLALRCIDPGASPDALLRECLGAAAPCPGSGAGPDGAETEVAWIDGRRYALRLLPHDAAPPAATTSAAPAAAASPAPSWRLDFPLAGQLRNLRWVGCDRPAPGSGEIEIEARAAGLNFRDVMYAMGLLADEALEQGFAGPTLGLEVAGVVARCGPGVERFRPGDAVLAFAGASFAAHVVVPERAVAPKPAAWTFAEAATVPTVFFTVWYALTEVARLQPGERILIHGAAGGVGIAAIQVARLLGAEIVASAGSDARRDFARLLGADHVVDSRDPHFDEAVLAATGGEGEGGVDVVLNSLAGEAIARNLRALRPFGRFIELGKRDFYEDTRIGLRPFRNNVSYFGVDADQLMRLRPELATRIFTEVMARFADGSLHPLPHRIFAADRVVDAFRHMQQARQIGKVVVDLQTPPRAVCTPTPPARWRAAADATYLVAGGLGGFGLATAAWLAERGARHLVLLGRRGATAAGNGPEVPAAAAALDALRARGVEVDTPACDIADRDALAAVLAAVRAKSLRRGAPLRGVLHTAMVLDDALLPNLDAARFAAVLAPKLDGAWNLHHLTRADPLDCFVLYSSATTVLGNPGQANYVAANAALEALARLRRAQGLPATAVAWGPIGDVGVLTRNAAARDALHTRLGAAPLAAAAALQRLEGMLAKGESGLAVMDFEWGVLQRSLPSADQPYFDELRRRLGHAASHASGDDLRARLAALPPDEAVAAIAQILVEEIAAILRLPPERVVPAQSVYDLGMDSLMAVELALALEKCFDLRIPPMWISENPTIGRIAERIHHALLSGPECGAAADATGATGATGGTRGADATAELVRAMVAQHAEGAALQDSADDLAAAVRDAAAHGTRLIP is encoded by the coding sequence TTGAAAAAGAGCGATCCATCGGCATGTCCCATCGCCATCGTCGGCGTGGGGCTGCGTCTTCCCGGAAACGTCGATGGCCTCGACGCGCTGTGGCCGCACCTCACCGGATGTCATGATCTTGTAACCGAGATCGACCCGGCCCGCTGGGCAGTCGATGCCTTGTCGCACCCGCGGCGTTCCGAACCCGGACGCAGCATCACCTTCGCCGCCGGCGTGCTCGACGACGTCGCCGGCTTCGATGCCGCCTTCTTCGGCATCGCCCCGCGCGAAGCCGAACTGCTCGATCCGCAGCAGCGCCTGCTGCTGGAACTGGCGTGGGAAGCCTTCGAAGACGCCGGAATTCGCCCCTCGTCCTTCGCCGGCAGCGATTGCGCGGTGTTCGTCGGCATCTCCGGCCTCGACTACGGCATGCGCGTGCTCGACGACCTCTCGAGCATGTCGGCGCACACGATGACCGGCAACACCATGAGCGTGGCGGCCAACCGCCTGTCGTGGACCTTCGATCTGCACGGGCCGAGCATGGCGGTGGACACCGCCTGCTCGTCATCGCTCGTCGCGCTGCACCAGGCCTGCGAACTCCTGCGCCAAGGCCAGGCGCCGGCGGCGCTGGTCGGCGGCGTCAACCTGCTGCTCCACCCGTATCCGTTCGTCGGTTTCACCAAGGCCTCGATGCTGTCGGCCGGCGGCCGCTGCCGCGCCTTCGGCGCCGGCGGCGACGGCTACGTCCGCGGCGAAGGCGGCGGCGTCCTATTGCTCAAGCCCCTGGCCGCCGCCCTGCGCGACGGCGACCGCATCCGCGGCGTGATCCGCGCCACCGGGGTCAACGCCGATGGCGCGCGCAAGACCGGCCTGACCATCCCCAGCGGCGAAGCCCAGGCGGAACTGATGCGCAGCGTGCTCGCGCGCAGCGGCCTGCGCCCGCAGGACATCGGCTACGTCGAAGCGCACGGCACCGGCACCCGCATCGGCGACCCGATCGAGGCCCGCGCCGTGGGCACCGTGTATGGGGCCGGCAGCGGCGCCGAGCGCGCCGAGCCGCTGCCCATCGGCTCCGTCAAGAGCAACCTCGGCCACCTCGAGCCCGCCTCGGGCATGGCGGGCCTGGCCAAGGCGCTGACGGTCCTCGAGCACGGCGTCGCGCCACCCTCGTTGCACGCCGAAACGCTCAATCCGGACATCGACTTCGACGCCCTGCACCTGCGCGTCGCCCGCGAACCCGTTGCCCTGCCGCCCGACTCCTGCCGCGTCGCGGTCAACTCCTTCGGCTTCGGCGGCGTCAATGCCCATGTGATCCTCGAACCGGCGCCGGAAGCCGGGGCGCCGTCGGTCTCCCGAGCGGAAGCCCCAGCGGCGTTCCAAGCCGCGCCCGCCGCCGCCGTCCGTGCGCCGCTGGTGATCTCCGCCGCCGACGATGCCGCGTTGCGACAGTTGGCGGCACGCTATGCCGACGCCCTCGCGTCGGCCGAGGACGCCGCGGCCTCGGCGCGTCTGGCCCAGGCCGCATGGGAGCGGCGCGACTGGCTCGCCGAACGGATCGCGATCACGGATGGCACGACGCCCGAAGCCGTCGCCGCCCTGCAGGCCTTCGCCGCCGGCGCGGAGCCGTCCGGGGTGATCCGCGAGCGCGCCCTGCGCGGCGCCGCAACCGGACCGGCACCGGTCGCGCTGGTGTATTCGGGCAACGGCGCGCAATGGACCGGCATGGGCCGCGCCCTGCTCGCCGCCTCGCCGCGGTTCGCGACCCGGCTCGGCGAAGTCGCCACCCTCGTTCGCGCCTACGGCGGCCCCGACATCCTCGCCGCGCTGGCGAGCGACGACCCCGCCACCCTGCAGGACACCGCCGTCGCCCAGCCGGCGCTCTTCGCTGTCCAGGTCGCCGCCACCGAACTGCTGCGCGCCGAAGGCCTGTGCGCCGACGCCGCGATGGGCCACAGCGTGGGCGAGATCGCCGCCGCCTGGGCCGTCGGCGCCCTCGACCTGGCGCAGGCGGCGCGGGTCATCGTCGCCCGCAGCCGCGCCCAGGCCCTGACCCGCGGCACCGGCCGCATGGCCGCCGTCGGCCTGTCCGCCGAGACCATGCAGCGCCGCCTGGACGAATTGGCCGCAGCGTCTGCCCCTGCCACAGGAAGCACCCTCACCCCCGCCCTCTCCCGCGGAAGCGGGAGAGGGGGTGATCTCCGCACCGCACCCCAACCCCCTCTCCCGCGAGCGGGAGAGGGCGGGGGTGAGGGTCGGGCCACTGCAGCGCCGTTCGCCCGCCGCATCACCGTCGCCGCCGACAACAGCCCCCGCAACTGCACCGTCAGCGGCCCCGCCGACGCGCTGGCCGAACTGCGTGCCGCCCTGGGCGAAAGCGTCTTTTTCCGCGAACTCGACCTCGACTACGCCTTCCACAGTCCGGCGATGGACCCAATCCATGCCGCGCTGCTGGACGACCTCGCCGGCCTCGACCCGGGCGCCGCCCGCCCCCTGCTCTGCTGCGACGGCGCGCCCGGCCGCTTCTTCTCGACCGTGCACGGCGCCGAACTGTCGGCCGACGCCCTCGGCGCCGCCTACTGGTGGCACAACGTCCGCGACCCGGTGCGCTTCGGCCCCGCCATCGCCGCGATGTGGCAGGCGGGCTACTGCGTCTTCGTCGAAGTCGGGCCCAACGCCATCCTGCAGCGCTACGTCACCGAAACGCTCGAATCCCTGCGGGCCGACGGCCGGGCGCTGGCCCACGCGCCGCGGCGCGCCGACACTCTGGGCGGGATCCGCGAGACCGTGCTGCGCGCCGCGCTGCTCGGCGCCTCGGTCGACGCGCGGGCGCCGTTTCCGACCCCCCTGCGCGGCCCCGTGGCCCTGCCGCGCTATCCCTGGCAGCATCAGCCCCACTGGTACGCCGGCACGCCCGAGTCGTACCGGCTGATCCAGCGCGCGAGCGTCCATCCGCTTTTGGGTTGCCGGCTCAAGGAAATGCCAGCGGCCTGGGAGGCGCAGCTCGACCCGATCAAGTCGCCCTGGCTCGCCGACCACCGCGTCGGCGGCGCCGTCGTGCTTCCGGGCGCGGCCTACGTCGAAATGGCGCTGGCCGCCGCACGGGAATGGTTCGGCAGTCGGAACGACGAACCGCCGTCTGCGACGTGTTCGTCCGCGTTCGTCGTCGACGAGCTCGACATCCTCGCCCCGGTGGTGTTCGACGGCGAGCACGCGCGCAGCCTGCGCGTGCTGCTCGACCCCGACGACCTGCGCCTGCGTATCGAAAGCCGCCAGCGCCTCTCGGACGACCCCTGGACCCTGCACGCCCGCTGCAAGCTCGCCGCACCGCCCGCCGCCGCCCTGCAGATGGCCTGCGCCCGCGACGCCCTGCCCGTGCCCGGCCCCCGGCCCGCCCGCATCGACGGCGCGCAGCTCTATGCCGCCGCCACCGCCCTGGGCCTCGACTACGGCCCCGAATTCCGCCGTCTGCAGGAAATCGCGGTCGATGGCCCGGCATTGCAGGCGACCATTACGCGTCCACCCACGCCCGCGCCCACGCTGGCCGCCGCCCCCCGCCCGCAGGAAGCGTTCCTGCTCCATCCGGCCCTGCTCGATCAGTGTTTCCAGGCGATCATCGCCTGGTTCCACGACGCGCAAGACCCGAGCGCGGGGTCGATGAGCTACCTGCCGGTCGGCATCGGCCGCCTCGTCCTCTACGGCACCGGCGATGCCGCCAGTCTGGTCGGACGCCTGCGACGCCGCGGCCCGCGCTCCGTGCTCGCCGACTTCGAACTGCGCGACGCCGCCGGCCGGCTGCTCGCCGTGGCCACCGGCTGCCGCTTCCGCGCCGCCGCCCTGCGGCAGGCCGCCCCGCCGCCCGCCGTCTGGGAACAGGCCGCGCGCCTGGCGCCGCTGGAATCGGCGCCCCAGCCCGCCCTGCCCGCCACCGCCACGCTCGCCCGCGCGATCGAACAGTCATGGGCCGACGACCCCGAAGGCGCGCGCCGCCGCTACGCCGAGGAAGCCGCGCCGCTGCTCGAACTGCTGCCGCTCGCCTACGCCCGCGACGCGCTCCGGTCCGTCGCCCTTTCCCGCCCCGCGAGAGAGGGCCGGGGTGAGGGCAATCCCGGCGCAGCGCCATTACACCCTCTCCCGCGTGCGGGAGAGAGCGGGGGTGAGGGCAATTCCAGCGCAGCACCATTACCCCCTCTCCCGCGCGCGGGAGAGGGCGGGGGTGAGGGCAATTCCAGCGCAGCACCATTACCCCCTCTCCCGCGTGCGGGAGAGGGCGGGGGTGAGGGTGCGGGCCATTGTGCCGCGCCGCTTCCGGACACCGTCCTCGCCCGCTGGCGCACCGCCCACCCGCTGCTGCGCTGGCTGCTCGACGAGCTGCAAGCCCAAGGGCTGCTGCGACCCGACGGCGACGGCTGGCGCATCGATGACGCCGAGCTGCCCCCCAGCACTGAAATCTGGCCCTCGGCCCTCGCCGCCTGCCCCGCCGCCGCGCCCGATCTGCTGCGCATCGGTCGCGTCGGCCTGCATCTCGACGCCCTCGCCGCCGCGGCCGATGCGCCGCCGATCCGGCCCGACGAACCGGCGACGCCCGACCCGAATACCCCCGCCTACGCCGGCACCCGCGCCGGCCTCGCCGCCGCGTTCCAGGCCCTCGCCGCGCGCTGGCCCCAGGGCCGCCGCCTGCGGGTGCTCGAGATCGGCCACGGCGACAGCGCGCTCGCCGCCGTCTGCGATGTCCTCGCGCCCGCTCCCGCCCCCGCCCTCGACCTGGTGCTCGCCCGCAGCGCCGCTGACGATCTCGGCGCCTTGCGGGCCGCCTACGACGGCCACCCGGCGATCACCGTCGCCGCGCTCGTCTCCGAACCGGGCAACGGTCTCGCGCTCGACGCTGCGGCGCCGCTGCCGGCGCACTTCGACGTCGTCGTCCTCGACCACGTCCTGCACCGCTACGCGCGGCCCGCCCACGCGCTCGGCGCGCTGCTGCCGCGCCTCGCTGCCGATGCCGTGCTGCTGCTCGCCGAACGCCACCCGGACCACGCCGCCACCTTCACCGAAGGCGCGCGCGCCGATTGGTGGCACCCCGCCGCGGAACCCGGCACCGGTTTCGCCGCGGGTGCCGCGGCAGGTTCGGCCTCAGTTTCCACCGATGCCGCGCACCACCCGGCGCTGCAAGGGCCGCAAGGCTGGGAGGCGCTGCTGCACCACCTCGGCTGGACCGAGTGCCAGGCGGTCTCCGACCCCGCCGCCGGCGGCCTGCCGATCGGCGGTTTTCTCGTGCTGGCGCGCCCCGCGCCGGGGATCGGCGAGCCCGCCAAACCCGCGGCATCGCGCCGCTATGCGGTCCTGACCCTGCCCGGCAGCGACGAAGACCTGGCGGACGACCTCGCCCACCGGCTGGCGGCGGCCGATCAGGCCGTGCAGCGGATCCGCCGCATGGACTTGCTCGACTTGCTGCCGCTGCCCGAGGGCCCGGGGGTCGGCACGGCCGACGTCGTCCACTGGGTGGTATTCCCCGCGCCGCCGCCGGCGGCGGCCGTCGCCCAGGCCTGCGACGCGCTGCGCCGCCTGCTTCTCGAACTCGCCGCCCGCAGCCCGCAGGCCACCGTGCATCTGGTGTTGCCGGGCGGCGCCCCGCATACCGCTGCGCCCTCGCCCGCCGCCGCAGCCCTGTGGGGCCTGGCGCGCGTCGCCCGCAACGAACTCCACCCCCTCGCGCTGCGCTGCATCGACCCCGGCGCCAGCCCCGACGCCTTGCTGCGGGAATGCCTTGGTGCGGCCGCACCCTGCCCCGGCTCCGGCGCCGGCCCCGACGGCGCCGAGACCGAGGTCGCCTGGATCGACGGCCGCCGCTACGCCCTGCGCCTGCTGCCGCACGACGCCGCGCCGCCAGCGGCTACCACCTCCGCCGCGCCGGCGGCTGCGGCCTCCCCCGCGCCATCCTGGCGCCTGGATTTCCCGCTCGCCGGCCAGTTGCGCAACCTGCGCTGGGTGGGCTGCGACCGCCCCGCGCCCGGCTCCGGCGAAATCGAAATCGAAGCCCGCGCCGCCGGCCTGAACTTCCGCGACGTCATGTACGCCATGGGCCTGCTCGCCGACGAGGCGCTGGAACAGGGCTTCGCCGGCCCGACCCTGGGCCTCGAAGTCGCTGGCGTGGTCGCCCGCTGCGGCCCCGGCGTCGAGCGCTTCCGCCCCGGCGACGCCGTGCTGGCGTTCGCGGGGGCGAGCTTCGCCGCCCACGTCGTGGTGCCCGAGCGCGCGGTCGCGCCCAAGCCCGCGGCCTGGACCTTCGCCGAAGCGGCCACCGTGCCGACGGTGTTCTTCACCGTCTGGTACGCCCTCACCGAAGTCGCCCGCCTGCAACCGGGCGAACGCATCCTGATCCACGGCGCCGCCGGCGGTGTCGGCATCGCCGCGATCCAGGTCGCCCGCCTGCTCGGCGCCGAGATCGTCGCCAGCGCCGGCAGCGATGCCCGCCGCGACTTCGCGCGCCTGCTCGGCGCCGACCACGTCGTCGATTCGCGCGACCCCCATTTCGACGAGGCCGTGCTCGCCGCCACGGGAGGGGAAGGCGAAGGTGGCGTGGATGTCGTGCTCAACTCGCTCGCCGGCGAGGCCATCGCCCGCAACCTGCGCGCCCTGCGCCCCTTCGGCCGCTTCATCGAACTGGGCAAGCGCGATTTCTACGAAGACACCCGCATCGGCCTGCGCCCCTTCCGCAACAACGTCAGCTACTTCGGCGTCGACGCCGATCAGCTCATGCGCCTGCGCCCGGAGCTCGCCACGCGGATCTTCACCGAGGTCATGGCCCGCTTCGCCGACGGCAGCCTGCACCCCCTGCCCCACCGCATCTTCGCCGCCGACCGCGTCGTCGACGCCTTCCGCCACATGCAGCAGGCGCGGCAGATCGGCAAGGTCGTGGTCGACCTGCAGACCCCGCCGCGCGCCGTCTGCACCCCAACCCCGCCGGCGCGCTGGCGCGCGGCCGCCGACGCCACCTATCTCGTCGCCGGCGGGCTGGGCGGCTTCGGCCTCGCCACCGCCGCATGGCTCGCCGAGCGCGGCGCTCGCCACCTCGTGCTGCTCGGCCGCCGCGGCGCCACGGCGGCCGGCAACGGCCCTGAGGTCCCCGCTGCCGCCGCTGCCCTGGACGCCCTGCGCGCCCGGGGGGTGGAGGTCGACACCCCCGCCTGCGACATCGCCGACCGCGACGCCCTCGCCGCCGTGCTCGCCGCGGTGCGCGCCAAGAGCCTGCGCCGCGGCGCGCCGCTGCGCGGCGTGCTGCACACCGCGATGGTGCTCGACGACGCCCTGCTGCCCAACCTCGATGCCGCGCGCTTCGCCGCGGTGCTCGCGCCCAAGCTCGACGGCGCCTGGAACCTGCACCATCTGACCCGCGCCGACCCGCTCGACTGCTTCGTGCTCTATTCGTCGGCCACGACCGTCCTCGGCAATCCCGGCCAGGCCAACTACGTCGCCGCCAACGCCGCGCTCGAAGCGCTGGCCCGCCTGCGCCGCGCGCAAGGGTTGCCGGCCACCGCGGTGGCCTGGGGGCCGATCGGCGACGTCGGCGTGCTCACCCGCAACGCCGCGGCGCGCGACGCCCTGCACACCCGCCTGGGCGCGGCGCCGCTCGCCGCGGCGGCCGCCCTGCAGCGCCTCGAGGGCATGCTCGCCAAGGGCGAATCGGGGTTGGCGGTGATGGATTTCGAGTGGGGCGTGCTGCAGCGCAGCCTGCCGTCGGCGGACCAGCCGTACTTCGACGAACTGCGCCGCCGCCTCGGCCACGCCGCCAGCCATGCCAGCGGCGACGACCTGCGCGCGCGTCTGGCGGCTCTGCCCCCCGACGAGGCGGTGGCGGCGATCGCGCAGATCCTGGTGGAGGAAATCGCCGCCATCCTGCGCCTGCCGCCGGAGCGCGTGGTGCCGGCGCAGTCGGTCTACGACCTGGGCATGGACTCGCTGATGGCGGTCGAACTCGCGCTCGCCCTCGAAAAATGCTTCGACCTGCGCATCCCGCCGATGTGGATCAGCGAAAACCCGACCATCGGCCGCATCGCCGAGCGCATTCACCACGCCCTGCTCAGCGGGCCGGAATGCGGCGCGGCAGCCGATGCAACCGGCGCAACGGGTGCAACCGGCGGAACCCGCGGCGCCGACGCCACCGCGGAACTCGTGCGCGCGATGGTCGCCCAGCATGCCGAGGGTGCAGCACTGCAGGACAGCGCCGACGACCTGGCCGCCGCCGTGCGCGACGCCGCCGCCCACGGCACGAGGCTGATTCCATGA